The Setaria viridis chromosome 6, Setaria_viridis_v4.0, whole genome shotgun sequence genome contains a region encoding:
- the LOC117860364 gene encoding probable RNA-dependent RNA polymerase SHL2, with protein MQQMYPRKQSCKGATSIYIEREIVKQSSSLKETKPATLEKTETMTMDSPRRSPDHSSSSSRRRVHLHRRRSLSPREQHQHRPADDDRRQGRRPYYPAAEAWPRGSGVATKVSLRGFDDRLSARDLADHLESVAGTVWRCRVKTSVTPTGSYPDFQLRLPLPGAAAAAASPYDDGILPAHAFVHFADPRARSRAARSGLQLCSRGSRRTRPSAENTHASSPSAADRRPRGIARPMLFPDSRVEVGDLAAPDTFLAAWRGADDPASASAVDFVVDPSAGRCRLLFARDAAFASPAGAAAVLCCDVKLEFPVGDVAEVLAFQSDDSLLLRLSAAPLLYYRTAGDDVHGPVPFDLIDDDDDPWVRTTDVTPGGAIGRCWVYRISFKMWFWPTMRVALEYMKMQGVLVKVIDSRGPGLTVHDELEFGMPMQDMFFSLHHAEGISFPVLYLVNALMHSGIVNRHQLTPEFFGLLKGECDAVNIAALTKLFGGKFQLFDVCRRLRNEQDWAARKSKHLRLLSSGKIGPDDYNAEVRRLVITPTRAYCMPPQLERSNRVIRHYHQLADRFLRVTFMDEGMQRLNTSAMNFCAAQIVKDMMPNSFQQKTTIYRRVQTILTNGFHMCGRNYSFLAFSSNQLRNRSAWFFAEDGTTTTASIREWMGQFPSKNVAKHTARMGQCFTSTYPTVMIQPDEMEFLEDVNHNGYNFSDGIGKITPKLALEVAKKLPLMDKYVPSAFQIRFAGFKGVVAVWPGENEEARWLSLRPSMKKFESAHSVFEVVSWTKLQPAFLNRQIITLLSTLGVPDTVFRQMQNTMLHNLDRILTDSDVAYEVVKTCCPEHGNTAGLMLSAGFAPANEPHLRAMLLAIWSSQMQGLLEKSRICVPKGRWLVGCLDEFGILEQGQCFIRASTPSFNKRFVRHSSIFSSANKNSEIIVGTVVMAKNPCLHPGDVRILEAVDVPELHHLVDCLVFPKKGERPHANEASGSDLDGDVFFVTWDQKLVPPGKRSCTPMDYSPTEAKQLQREVLTHDIIDFYLENLVTDNLGRISNAHVVHADHSEYGAMDDNCIQLAELAATAVDSLKTGEIVTMPTYLRPTEYPDFMGKEDAISYKSTKILGELYRSIKAAYGSDFVSEGTCTSDDLPYDSDLEVSGASDFLEDAWICKCSYEAQLNSLLNQYGVRTEAELVTGEAWSLTGNNKQQQYVTKEMLSYAYFQLHLEFRSIFESIDEISVEKKNLACETKASAWYQVTYHPNWIQRSREMPLRLSFAWIAVDYLARIKMRRRQEAKVSKGQTTISKDLARTAMHFG; from the exons ATGCAGCAGATGTATCCAAGGAAGCAAAGCTGCAAAGGAGCGACGtcaatatatatagagagagagatcgtAAAGCAGTCATCGTCGTTGAAGGAAACCAAACCAGCAACCCTCGAGAAGACGGAGACGATGACGATGGACAGTCCCCGCCGCAGCCCCGATCATTCATCGAGCTCGAGTCGCCGCCGTGTCCACCTCCACCGTCGTCGCTCTCTGTCGCCACGCGAGCAACACCAACACCGGCCAGCCGATGATGATCGACGGCAGGGACGACGGCCCTACTACCCCGCCGCCGAGGCGTGGCCGAGGGGGTCGGGGGTGGCGACGAAGGTGAGCCTGCGCGGCTTCGACGACCGCCTCTCGGCGCGCGACCTCGCCGACCACCTGGAGTCCGTGGCGGGCACGGTCTGGCGCTGCCGGGTCAAGACCTCCGTGACGCCGACCGGCTCCTACCCTGACTTCCAGCTCCGGCTACCCCTCCccggcgcagccgccgccgcggcgtcgccgtaCGACGATGGCATTCTGCCCGCGCACGCCTTCGTCCACTTCGCGGACCCCAGGGCCCGGAGCCGCGCCGCCAGGTCCGGCCTCCAGCTCTGCAGCCGCGGCAGCAGGAGGACGCGTCCCTCCGCTGAGAACACCCACGCCTCCTCCCCCAGCGCGGCCGACCGCCGCCCCCGCGGTATAGCTAGGCCGATGCTCTTCCCGGACTCGCGCGTCGAGGTCGGCGACCTCGCGGCGCCCGACACCTTCCTCGCCGCCTGGCGCGGGGCCGACGACCCCGCCTCCGCTTCCGCGGTCGACTTCGTGGTCGACCCgtccgccggccgctgccggcTGCTGTTCGCCCGCGACGCCGCGTTCGCTTCCCCCGCCGGCGCTGCGGCGGTGCTGTGCTGCGACGTCAAGCTCGAGTTCCCCGTCGGCGACGTCGCGGAGGTCCTGGCGTTCCAGAGCGACGACTCGCTGCTCCTCCGGCTTTCGGCTGCGCCCCTGCTCTACTACCGCACGGCGGGTGACGACGTCCACGGCCCGGTGCCCTTCGACCttatcgacgacgacgacgacccgtGGGTACGGACCACCGACGTCACCCCCGGCGGCGCGATCGGGCGGTGCTGGGTGTACAGGATCTCGTTCAAGATGTGGTTCTGGCCGACGATGAGGGTCGCGTTAGAGTACATGAAAATGCAGGGGGTGCTCGTCAAGGTCATCGACAGCCGGGGGCCGGGGCTCACCGTGCACGACGAGCTGGAGTTCGGGATGCCAATGCAGGACATGTTCTTCAGCCTGCATCACGCCGAAGGGATAAGCTTTCCAGTGTTGTACTTGGTTAATGCGCTGATGCACAGCGGGATAGTGAATCGACACCAGCTGACACCCGAGTTCTTCGGTTTACTGAAGGGAGAATGTGACGCGGTGAATATTGCTGCACTGACAAAGTTGTTTGGAGGAAAATTTCAACTGTTCGATGTATGCCGGAGGCTAAGGAATGAGCAGGATTGGGCTGCCAGGAAATCCAAGCATCTTCGTCTTCTCAGCAGTGGGAAGATTGGACCTGATGACTACAATGCCGAAGTGCGGAGGCTGGTGATCACTCCCACCAGGGCATATTGTATGCCACCACAACTGGAGCGCTCTAATCGTGTCATCCGGCACTACCATCAATTAGCAGACCGGTTCTTGAGGGTAACTTTTATGGATGAGGGTATGCAGCGGCTGAACACCAGTGCGATGAACTTCTGTGCAGCGCAAATAGTCAAGGACATGATGCCCAACTCGTTCCAGCAGAAGACAACAATCTACAGGCGTGTccaaacaatcctaacaaatgGATTCCACATGTGTGGCAGGAACTACTCATTCCTTGCATTCTCATCAAACCAGCTTAGGAACAGGTCAGCTTGGTTCTTCGCAGAGGATGGAACCACAACGACCGCAAGCATTAGAGAGTGGATGGGTCAATTTCCAAGTAAGAATGTTGCCAAGCATACAGCTCGAATGGGGCAGTGCTTCACATCTACATATCCAACGGTGATGATACAGCCAGATGAGATGGAGTTTCTTGAGGATGTCAATCATAATGGATACAATTTCTCTGACGGAATTGGCAAGATTACACCAAAACTTGCTTTGGAAGTTGCCAAGAAGTTGCCGCTGATGGATAAGTACGTCCCGTCTGCATTCCAAATTAGATTTGCAGGATTCAAGGGTGTTGTAGCTGTCTGGCCAGGAGAAAATGAAGAGGCACGGTGGCTCTCCCTTAGGCCAAGCATGAAGAAGTTCGAGTCTGCCCACTCTGTGTTTGAAGTGGTGTCCTGGACAAAGTTACAGCCAGCATTCTTGAACCGTCAGATTATAACATTACTAAGCACCTTGGGTGTCCCGGATACTGTCTTTCGGCAAATGCAGAATACAATGCTTCATAATCTCGACAGGATTTTAACAGACAGTGATGTTGCATACGAGGTTGTAAAAACATGTTGCCCTGAACATGGAAATACTGCTGGGCTGATGCTGAGTGCTGGGTTTGCTCCTGCAAATGAACCACACCTGCGAGCAATGCTTTTGGCTATCTGGTCCTCACAGATGCAGGGTCTTTTGGAGAAATCAAGGATTTGTGTACCCAAGGGAAGGTGGTTGGTGGGCTGTCTTGATGAATTTGGGATCCTTGAGCAAGGACAATGTTTTATCCGGGCCTCAACACCATCCTTCAACAAGCGTTTTGTGAGGCATAGCTCAATATTTTCCTCAGCAAACAAAAATTCAGAGATCATTGTAGGTACAGTTGTGATGGCAAAGAACCCATGTCTTCATCCAGGGGATGTCCGTATACTTGAAGCAGTGGATGTTCCAGAATTGCATCACCTTGTTGATTGTTTGGTCTTCCCCAAGAAAGGTGAGAGACCACACGCCAACGAAGCATCTGGGAGTGATCTCGATGgagatgtcttctttgtgaCTTGGGATCAAAAACTTGTACCTCCGGGGAAAAGGAGCTGCACCCCTATGGACTACTCCCCAACTGAAGCGAAACAACTACAGCGTGAAGTACTTACACAT GATATCATTGATTTCTACTTGGAGAACCTGGTAACTGACAACCTTGGTCGGATAAGCAATGCTCATGTTGTTCATGCTGACCATAGCGAGTATGGAGCAATGGATGACAACTGCATTCAGTTGGCCGAACTAGCAGCCACTGCTGTGGATTCCCTGAAGACAGGGGAAATTGTGACAATGCCAACTTACCTTCGACCAACAGAATATCCTGACTTCATGGGAAAAGAAGATGCCATCTCCTATAAATCAACTAAGATCCTTGGAGAGCTTTATCGGTCAATTAAAGCAGCCTATGGCAGTGATTTTGTTTCAGAGGGTACCTGCACTTCAGATGATCTTCCTTATGACAGCGATCTGGAAGTTTCTGGGGCATCGGATTTCCTCGAGGATGCTTGGATATGCAAGTGCTCGTATGAAGCGCAGCTGAACTCACTACTTAATCAGTATGGCGTGCGCACTGAAGCGGAGCTTGTGACAGGGGAGGCTTGGTCGCTTACAGGAAACAATAAGCAGCAGCAGTATGTGACAAAAGAGATGCTCAGCTACGCATATTTCCAACTCCACCTGGAGTTCCGAAGCATCTTTGAAAGCATTGATGAGATATCTGTAGAGAAGAAAAATCTGGCGTGCGAGACAAAAGCCTCTGCGTGGTACCAGGTAACCTATCACCCCAATTGGATCCAACGATCAAGGGAAATGCCTCTGAGACTCAGCTTCGCGTGGATCGCTGTGGATTACTTGGCACGCATAAAGATGAGGCGCCGTCAAGAAGCAAAAGTTAGCAAAGGTCAGACAACAATTTCTAAGGACTTAGCAAGGACTGCAATGCATTTCGGTTGA